Proteins encoded in a region of the Marinobacter arenosus genome:
- the lptC gene encoding LPS export ABC transporter periplasmic protein LptC — MSDASPGENETVEVEEKSGLFSTLTLEHRPWLRSLALGGTIAATVFLMWRSDEPPMVSDEASVLRGETEPDGFVINGSYTSYDEDGNLKIQFTSPRIEQFEEGNVATMKAPRATLFGQPDTPPWIVEAENGSLLQNEGILYLTDHVRVVRTVGEREATLTTTTLTLDNDLGTVYTDAPVTITDKIGVTRAKGMRAWIDERILELNSQVEGRYETGK, encoded by the coding sequence ATGAGCGACGCCTCTCCCGGCGAGAATGAGACCGTTGAGGTCGAAGAGAAAAGCGGCCTGTTTTCCACGCTCACGCTGGAACATCGTCCCTGGTTGCGATCTCTGGCCCTGGGCGGCACCATCGCGGCGACCGTATTCCTGATGTGGCGCAGCGACGAACCGCCCATGGTGTCGGATGAAGCGTCGGTTCTTCGGGGTGAAACCGAGCCGGACGGTTTCGTGATCAACGGCAGCTACACCTCCTATGATGAGGACGGCAACCTGAAAATCCAGTTCACCAGCCCGCGGATCGAACAGTTCGAAGAGGGCAATGTCGCCACGATGAAAGCGCCACGGGCGACACTGTTTGGCCAGCCGGACACTCCTCCATGGATTGTCGAGGCGGAGAACGGCAGCTTGCTGCAGAATGAAGGCATTCTCTATTTGACCGATCATGTGCGGGTCGTCCGAACCGTCGGTGAGCGGGAAGCCACCCTGACGACCACGACCCTGACGCTGGACAATGACCTTGGCACGGTCTACACCGACGCTCCGGTCACCATTACCGACAAAATTGGCGTTACCCGGGCCAAAGGCATGAGAGCCTGGATCGACGAACGCATTCTCGAACTCAATTCCCAGGTGGAAGGACGCTATGAGACTGGCAAATAA
- the lptA gene encoding lipopolysaccharide transport periplasmic protein LptA — MRLANNRLRTLLAITLALTLSGPAGAFSLDSELPITVSADNARLDDAKGIATYTGDVELVQGRTRLTAERVVLYRNVDGLSRVEASGQPARYQQPTRNGEGETDARALNITWSADENRLTFEREAIIEQNGNLFRGDVIHYDTVRRVVTAEGGTKTETGGGRVEMIIQPRSTSSTQGSDGSSESQ; from the coding sequence ATGAGACTGGCAAATAACCGACTTCGAACGCTGCTGGCGATAACACTTGCCCTGACCCTCTCCGGGCCCGCCGGCGCGTTCAGCCTGGATTCGGAGTTGCCGATCACGGTGAGCGCGGACAACGCCCGACTGGACGACGCCAAGGGCATCGCCACCTACACCGGTGATGTCGAACTGGTTCAAGGCAGGACTCGGCTCACGGCGGAACGGGTTGTACTCTATCGCAACGTGGATGGCCTGAGCAGGGTCGAAGCCTCTGGCCAGCCCGCCCGATACCAGCAACCCACCCGCAACGGCGAAGGCGAAACCGATGCCAGGGCTCTGAACATCACCTGGAGTGCCGACGAGAACCGACTGACTTTTGAACGGGAAGCAATCATTGAGCAGAATGGAAACCTGTTCCGAGGTGATGTCATTCATTATGATACCGTCCGTCGGGTGGTAACCGCCGAAGGCGGCACCAAGACCGAAACCGGCGGTGGCCGTGTCGAGATGATCATTCAGCCACGCAGTACCAGCAGCACACAGGGATCCGATGGCAGTTCTGAGAGCCAGTAA
- the lptB gene encoding LPS export ABC transporter ATP-binding protein, with protein sequence MAVLRASNLAKSYKHKKVVLDVSLEIRSGEIVGLLGPNGAGKTTCFYMIVGLVPADRGRITIDSQDVTPLPMHGRARKGIGYLPQEASVFRKLTVRDNLMAILETRKGLSRADRDRRLEELLEEFHISHIRDSMGMALSGGERRRVEIARALAMEPAFILLDEPFAGVDPISVSDIKHIIRHLRDKGIGVLITDHNVRETLDICETAYIVSGGHIIASGNSEAILANQQVKEVYLGNEFRL encoded by the coding sequence ATGGCAGTTCTGAGAGCCAGTAACCTGGCGAAAAGCTACAAGCACAAAAAAGTGGTTCTGGATGTCTCCCTGGAGATCCGCAGCGGCGAGATCGTCGGGCTTCTGGGCCCCAACGGTGCCGGCAAGACCACCTGTTTCTACATGATCGTTGGGCTGGTGCCGGCTGATCGCGGCCGCATCACCATCGATAGCCAGGACGTCACGCCACTGCCCATGCACGGGCGCGCCCGAAAGGGGATCGGCTACCTGCCACAGGAAGCCTCGGTGTTCCGCAAACTGACGGTTCGCGACAACCTGATGGCAATCCTCGAAACCCGCAAAGGCCTGAGTCGGGCCGACCGGGACAGGAGACTGGAGGAGCTGCTCGAGGAATTCCACATTAGCCACATCCGCGACAGCATGGGAATGGCGCTCTCTGGCGGGGAACGCCGGCGTGTCGAAATTGCCCGGGCCCTGGCCATGGAGCCGGCCTTTATTTTGCTGGACGAACCCTTTGCCGGCGTTGATCCCATCTCGGTGAGCGATATCAAGCACATCATCCGTCACCTTCGGGATAAGGGCATCGGCGTACTGATCACTGATCACAATGTGCGGGAGACCCTGGACATCTGTGAAACGGCGTACATTGTGTCGGGGGGCCACATCATTGCATCCGGCAACTCGGAAGCGATTCTCGCGAACCAGCAAGTCAAAGAGGTTTACCTCGGTAATGAATTCCGACTGTGA
- a CDS encoding RNA polymerase factor sigma-54 translates to MKASLQLKLGQSLTMTPQLQQAIRLLQLSTLDLQQEIQQALESNPMLETSEDDDQAEAASSEDTSHEEQAADTAADSGSETSTDWDESENGPDWASENEIPDNIPDDLPVDTAWDDIYQSAPAPAARNDDENDHDFETRNSPSETLQDHLEWQLNLTPLSERDQAIAHALMDAVDERGYLTSPLDEIHAGLLDETEEDPLELDEVEAVLHRLQHFDPPGVFARDLQECLLIQLNQLPPATPWLAQARLVITHYINLLGNRDYAQLLRRSRLKEDQLREVLALITGLNPRPGDVIDRAEPDYVIPDVIVRKHSGRWRVELNPEIAPRIRVNASYASLIRRADSSADNTYLRDQLQEAKWFIKSLQSRNETLLKVATRIVEHQQGFLDQGEEAMKPLILSDIAQAVEMHESTISRVTTQKYMHTPRGIFELKYFFSSHVSTDEGGECSSTAIRAMIKKLIAAETPKKPLSDSKIAAMLGEQGIKVARRTVAKYREAMHIPPSNERKRLV, encoded by the coding sequence ATGAAAGCCTCTTTACAGTTAAAGCTGGGTCAAAGCCTGACCATGACGCCCCAGCTGCAACAGGCGATCCGGCTACTACAGCTATCCACCCTTGATCTGCAGCAGGAAATCCAGCAAGCCCTGGAATCCAATCCGATGCTGGAAACCTCTGAGGACGACGACCAGGCCGAAGCCGCGTCCAGCGAAGACACCAGCCACGAAGAACAAGCCGCGGACACGGCGGCGGATTCAGGCTCGGAGACCAGTACAGACTGGGATGAGTCGGAGAATGGTCCGGACTGGGCCTCTGAAAACGAGATTCCCGACAACATTCCCGACGATCTTCCCGTCGATACCGCTTGGGACGACATCTATCAGTCCGCCCCTGCCCCCGCCGCCCGCAACGACGACGAAAACGATCACGACTTCGAAACCCGTAACTCGCCGAGTGAAACGCTGCAGGACCACCTTGAGTGGCAGCTGAACCTGACCCCGCTGAGCGAGCGCGACCAGGCCATTGCCCACGCCCTGATGGATGCAGTCGACGAACGGGGCTACCTGACCAGTCCGCTGGACGAAATCCACGCCGGCCTGTTGGATGAAACCGAGGAAGACCCGCTTGAACTGGACGAAGTGGAGGCCGTTCTGCACCGGCTTCAGCATTTCGACCCACCCGGAGTGTTTGCCCGGGACCTGCAGGAATGCCTGCTTATCCAGCTGAACCAGCTGCCGCCGGCGACACCCTGGCTGGCCCAGGCCCGGCTCGTTATCACCCACTACATCAATCTGCTCGGCAACCGTGACTACGCCCAGTTACTGCGTCGCAGCCGACTCAAGGAAGACCAGCTCCGGGAAGTCCTGGCCCTGATTACCGGGCTGAATCCGCGGCCGGGGGATGTGATTGATCGCGCCGAACCCGATTACGTGATCCCCGATGTCATCGTCCGCAAACACAGCGGCAGATGGCGGGTCGAGCTAAATCCTGAAATTGCACCACGCATCCGCGTCAATGCGAGCTATGCTTCTCTTATAAGGCGAGCCGACAGCAGCGCCGATAACACCTACCTCCGGGATCAACTCCAGGAAGCCAAATGGTTTATCAAGAGCCTGCAAAGCCGCAACGAAACCCTGTTGAAAGTGGCGACGCGCATCGTCGAGCACCAGCAAGGCTTTCTGGATCAGGGCGAAGAAGCCATGAAACCGCTGATCCTTTCAGACATAGCGCAGGCGGTAGAAATGCACGAATCGACGATTTCCCGGGTTACCACGCAGAAGTACATGCACACGCCACGGGGAATATTCGAGCTCAAGTACTTTTTCTCCAGCCACGTAAGTACCGATGAAGGCGGGGAATGTTCATCAACAGCCATCCGTGCAATGATCAAGAAGCTGATCGCGGCCGAGACGCCGAAAAAGCCGTTGAGTGACAGTAAAATTGCAGCCATGCTAGGGGAACAGGGCATCAAGGTGGCCCGTCGAACCGTCGCCAAGTACCGGGAAGCGATGCATATTCCACCCTCTAACGAGCGAAAAAGACTGGTTTAG
- the hpf gene encoding ribosome hibernation promoting factor: MQLNISGHHVELTPALKDYVSEKFEKLERHFDHISNCQVTLQVEKVRQMAEATLHVVGGDIHAKAENEDMYAAIDGLIDKLDRQILKHKEKNVDRMHGNGSR; encoded by the coding sequence ATGCAACTCAACATTTCAGGCCATCACGTAGAACTGACTCCCGCACTGAAGGATTACGTCTCAGAAAAATTCGAGAAACTTGAGCGCCACTTTGACCACATAAGTAACTGCCAGGTTACCCTGCAGGTGGAAAAGGTGCGTCAGATGGCGGAAGCAACGTTGCACGTGGTTGGTGGTGATATTCACGCAAAGGCTGAAAACGAGGATATGTACGCAGCGATCGACGGGCTGATCGACAAACTGGACCGACAGATCCTCAAGCACAAGGAAAAGAACGTAGACCGGATGCACGGAAACGGCTCTCGTTAA
- the ptsN gene encoding PTS IIA-like nitrogen regulatory protein PtsN: MSDTSLTIDNILAPELTLCRVPASSKKRVLEFIADQIHRHDDSLSETQIFNNLVSRERLGSTGIGQGIAIPHCRLEGLDHVVGVLLTLEESIDFDAIDNQPVDLVFALVVPKEATSEHLELLSQLAEKFNERAFCDGLRQCDDAAALYKRMTTASE; encoded by the coding sequence ATGAGCGACACATCCCTGACCATAGACAACATCCTTGCACCGGAGCTGACCCTGTGCCGGGTACCGGCATCAAGCAAGAAGCGGGTGCTGGAATTCATTGCCGATCAGATCCACCGGCACGACGATTCGCTCAGTGAGACCCAGATCTTCAACAACCTGGTGTCCCGGGAGCGGCTTGGCAGCACCGGTATCGGCCAGGGTATTGCCATACCCCACTGCCGGCTGGAGGGACTCGATCATGTGGTGGGCGTTCTGCTAACCCTTGAGGAAAGCATCGATTTCGACGCCATTGATAACCAGCCCGTGGATCTGGTGTTTGCCCTTGTGGTGCCCAAAGAGGCCACCAGCGAGCACCTGGAACTGCTCAGTCAGCTGGCGGAGAAGTTCAACGAGCGGGCGTTCTGCGATGGACTTCGGCAGTGCGATGACGCCGCCGCTCTGTACAAGCGAATGACGACGGCGTCCGAGTGA
- the rapZ gene encoding RNase adapter RapZ, translated as MKLIIVSGRSGSGKSTALHVLEDLGYYCIDNLPIGLLFPLTREAAAQESPGRLHKMAVSIDARNLSGELANFEVIYHQLQETGVTVEIIFLDADEQSLLQRFHATRRKHPLSDDRTSLREAISNEKKLLEPLSKLSDLYVNTTGMSMYELRDMVKQRVVGRKDQELALLFQSFGFKHGVPLDSDYVFDVRCLPNPYWDNSLRKFVGTDQPVIDFLEKEPATGKMISDLTSFLETWLPSFADSNRSYMTISIGCTGGQHRSVYVSEQLCKHFRETYSNVQVRHTELPHLQARGEI; from the coding sequence ATGAAACTGATCATCGTGAGTGGCCGATCCGGTTCCGGCAAGAGTACGGCGCTTCATGTGCTCGAAGATCTCGGTTACTACTGCATCGATAATCTACCCATCGGACTGCTGTTTCCTCTGACCCGAGAAGCGGCCGCACAGGAATCGCCCGGGCGGCTCCACAAAATGGCCGTCAGTATTGATGCCCGCAACCTGTCCGGGGAGCTCGCCAACTTCGAGGTGATTTACCATCAACTGCAGGAAACCGGCGTTACCGTCGAAATCATCTTCCTGGATGCTGACGAACAGTCTCTGCTGCAACGCTTTCATGCCACCCGGAGAAAACACCCGCTGAGCGACGACCGGACTTCACTGCGCGAAGCGATCAGCAACGAAAAGAAGCTTCTGGAGCCACTGTCCAAGCTGTCCGACCTCTACGTGAACACGACGGGCATGTCCATGTACGAACTCAGAGACATGGTCAAGCAACGTGTTGTCGGCCGCAAGGATCAGGAACTCGCCCTTCTGTTCCAGTCGTTCGGATTCAAACACGGCGTCCCTCTCGATTCAGATTATGTGTTCGACGTGCGCTGTCTGCCCAACCCCTATTGGGATAACAGCCTGCGGAAATTCGTTGGTACCGATCAACCGGTGATTGATTTTCTCGAGAAGGAACCGGCCACGGGTAAAATGATCAGCGACCTGACCAGCTTCCTGGAAACCTGGCTGCCATCCTTCGCCGACAGCAATCGCAGCTACATGACCATTTCGATTGGCTGTACCGGCGGTCAGCATCGCTCAGTGTACGTGAGCGAACAACTGTGCAAACATTTCCGGGAAACCTACAGCAACGTTCAGGTTCGTCACACCGAGCTACCTCATCTGCAGGCCCGGGGAGAGATCTGA
- a CDS encoding HPr family phosphocarrier protein yields MIRRPITIINKLGLHARATAKLVATASEFDSSVRISGKGRDVDAKNIMQVMMLAASQGTDVELIADGPDEEAAIDALTALINDYFGEGE; encoded by the coding sequence ATGATTCGTCGTCCCATTACCATCATCAACAAGCTTGGGCTTCATGCCCGGGCAACCGCAAAACTGGTGGCGACCGCCTCTGAGTTCGACAGCAGCGTGAGAATCAGCGGCAAAGGCCGGGACGTGGACGCAAAAAACATCATGCAGGTGATGATGCTTGCCGCCAGCCAGGGTACCGATGTCGAACTGATCGCCGACGGTCCGGATGAGGAAGCCGCCATTGACGCCCTGACGGCGTTAATCAACGACTATTTCGGCGAGGGCGAGTAA
- the mgtE gene encoding magnesium transporter: MTDILEKSQARQRLRSLSEALDSGALKQVARILNGGLSPSDIAHLLESSPPRQRALLWNLVDKQLEGEVLQYLSDDIRGYFLSQLNAQELADIIEDFESDDLADLLQQLPDTVIQEVLDTMDEQDRQRVEEVLSYPEDTAGGLMNTDTITVRPDISIDVVLRYLRRHRNLPPMTDSLIVVSRRDEFIGMLPITKMLVSNPASTVREVMDTDIEPIPVSLSDTKVATLFERYDLISAPVVNEDGRLLGRITIDDVVDVIREDADHSLMSMAGLDEDEDTFAPVWKTTRRRAVWLGINLITAFIASAVIGLFEETITKVVALAVLMPIVASMGGIAGSQTLTLVIRGMAVGQISGANVGWLLNREFLSGALNGLFWALVVATAAAAWFQDLLIGAVIAAALVINLVAAALVGTVLPLFLKSRNIDPALAGSVILTTVTDVVGFMAFLGLATVFYA; this comes from the coding sequence ATGACCGATATTCTGGAGAAAAGCCAGGCCCGCCAACGTCTTCGCTCCCTGAGCGAGGCCCTGGACAGTGGTGCCCTGAAGCAGGTTGCCCGCATCCTGAATGGCGGCCTGAGCCCCAGTGATATCGCCCACCTGCTTGAATCGTCTCCGCCCCGCCAGCGCGCCCTGCTCTGGAACCTGGTGGACAAACAACTGGAAGGGGAAGTCCTCCAGTACCTGAGTGACGATATCCGTGGCTACTTCCTGAGCCAGCTGAATGCCCAGGAACTGGCGGATATCATCGAAGATTTCGAGTCGGACGATCTCGCCGACCTGCTCCAGCAATTACCGGACACGGTGATCCAGGAAGTCCTGGACACCATGGATGAGCAGGATCGCCAGCGTGTCGAAGAGGTACTCTCCTACCCCGAGGACACCGCCGGCGGCCTGATGAACACGGACACCATTACGGTGCGCCCGGACATCAGTATCGACGTTGTGTTGCGCTACCTGCGCAGACACCGCAACCTGCCCCCGATGACCGACAGCCTGATCGTAGTCAGCCGTCGCGACGAGTTCATCGGCATGCTGCCGATCACCAAGATGTTGGTATCCAATCCCGCGTCCACCGTGCGGGAAGTCATGGACACAGACATCGAACCCATCCCGGTATCCCTTTCGGATACCAAGGTCGCGACGCTGTTCGAACGCTACGACCTGATCTCGGCCCCGGTGGTGAACGAGGATGGCAGACTGCTGGGCCGCATCACCATCGATGACGTGGTCGATGTTATCCGTGAAGATGCCGACCACTCGCTGATGAGCATGGCCGGTCTCGATGAGGATGAGGATACCTTCGCCCCGGTCTGGAAAACCACCCGGCGGCGGGCGGTATGGCTCGGCATCAATCTGATCACGGCGTTCATCGCCTCGGCGGTCATTGGCCTGTTTGAGGAAACCATCACCAAAGTGGTGGCTCTGGCCGTCCTCATGCCCATTGTTGCCAGCATGGGCGGCATTGCCGGCAGCCAGACACTCACACTGGTGATTCGAGGCATGGCGGTAGGCCAGATCAGCGGCGCCAACGTCGGCTGGCTGCTGAACCGGGAGTTTCTGTCGGGCGCCCTGAACGGGCTGTTCTGGGCCCTGGTTGTTGCCACCGCCGCGGCGGCGTGGTTCCAGGATCTGCTCATCGGAGCGGTGATTGCCGCGGCTCTCGTCATCAACCTGGTGGCCGCAGCCCTTGTGGGCACCGTTCTGCCCCTGTTCCTGAAATCCAGAAATATCGATCCCGCGCTGGCAGGGAGCGTGATACTTACCACGGTTACCGATGTGGTCGGCTTCATGGCCTTTCTCGGCCTTGCCACCGTGTTTTACGCGTAA
- the yjgA gene encoding ribosome biogenesis factor YjgA encodes MSQHDQYDDEEEFGKSKSQLKREMHALQDIGKRMLDLSNDQLDTLPISDTLRAAIEESRRIRQNEAKRRHLQYVGKIIRQEDDPDALKRAIDAFDAGSEEHTRRHHLAERWRDRMIAEGDSVVGEFFSYCPTADMQHLRNLARNARKDVEKQKNTGQSRKLFRYLRECIDDAESTH; translated from the coding sequence ATGAGTCAGCATGATCAGTACGACGACGAGGAAGAATTTGGCAAGAGCAAATCCCAGCTCAAGCGGGAGATGCATGCGCTGCAGGACATCGGCAAACGCATGCTCGACCTGAGCAATGACCAGCTCGACACCTTACCGATCAGCGACACCCTGCGGGCCGCTATCGAGGAATCTCGCCGCATTCGACAAAACGAGGCCAAGCGCCGGCACCTGCAATACGTTGGCAAAATCATTCGTCAGGAAGACGATCCGGACGCCCTGAAGCGGGCTATTGATGCCTTCGATGCCGGCAGCGAGGAGCACACCCGGCGCCATCACCTTGCCGAACGTTGGCGCGACCGGATGATCGCCGAGGGGGACTCCGTGGTGGGAGAATTCTTCAGCTATTGCCCGACCGCCGATATGCAACACCTGCGCAATCTGGCACGAAACGCGCGGAAAGATGTCGAGAAGCAGAAAAACACGGGCCAGTCCCGCAAGCTCTTCCGCTACCTGCGTGAATGCATTGACGACGCCGAATCGACCCACTGA